One window from the genome of Hoplias malabaricus isolate fHopMal1 chromosome X2, fHopMal1.hap1, whole genome shotgun sequence encodes:
- the LOC136676574 gene encoding variable charge X-linked protein 1-like has translation MGPNTGNQHSASSSSSSLNTNISASDGSKVIAPVFSQNTIRTLNICNYFGSEAQRPEVRPSASQSTKRKQKENQNKDTVHWFDLVWRVLSVVASVIRKACPVKGKRRRRRNRRSRGRISPGKKALMQSVGEHSVSLDLSLVSEDISKDPSVPEDISKDPSVPDDISKDPSVSEDISKDPSVPEDISKDPSVSEDISKDPSVPEDISKDPSVPEDISKDLSVPEDISKDLSVSENISKDLSVSENISKDLSVSGSAPQFSARLPSVPHSVNVPVVLFVPHSVIFVPVPVFIPVPV, from the exons ATGGGACCAAACACAG GAAACCAACATtcagcctcctcctcctcctcctccctgaaTACGAACATTTCAGCTTCAGATGGAAGTAAAGTTATTGCTCCAGTGTTCTCCCAGAATACAATCAGAACTCTGAACATCTGTAACTACTTTG GTTCAGAGGCACAGAGACCTGAGGTCAGACCGTCTGCTTCACAAAGCACCAAGAGGAAGCAGAAAGAGAATCAGAACAAGGACACGGTGCACTGGTTTGACCTGGTGTGGCGTGTCCTCTCTGTGGTGGCCAGCGTAATTAGAAAAGCTTGTCCAGTGAAAGGGAAGAGAAGGAGACGGAGGAACCGGCGCAGTCGAGGACGCATCTCCCCGGGGAAGAAGGCTTTGATGCAGTCTGTTGGGGAGCACAGTGTCTCTCTGGATTTGTCCCTTGTCTCTGAGGACATCAGTAAAGACCCGTCTGTCCCTGAGGACATCAGTAAAGACCCGTCTGTCCCTGATGACATCAGTAAAGACCCGTCTGTCTCTGAGGACATCAGTAAAGACCCGTCTGTCCCTGAGGACATCAGTAAAGACCCGTCTGTCTCTGAGGACATCAGTAAAGACCCGTCTGTCCCTGAGGACATCAGTAAAGACCCGTCTGTCCCTGAGGACATCAGTAAAGACCTGTCTGTCCCTGAGGACATCAGTAAGgacctgtctgtctctgagaACATCAGTAAAgacctgtctgtctctgagaACATCAGTAAGGACCTGTCTGTCTCTGGGTCTGCCCCTCAGTTCTCAGCCAGACTGCCCTCAGTGCCTCATTCTGTCAATGTGCCTGTTGTTCTCTTTGTTCCTCACTCTGTTATCTTTGTTCCAGTCCCTGTCTTCATCCCAGTCCCTGTCTAG